The Hyperthermus butylicus DSM 5456 genome includes a region encoding these proteins:
- a CDS encoding NAD(P)H-hydrate dehydratase: MLGRPVFGLGKAITSVDVAVIDANSEWIGVKRLQLMENAGRSVAEEAAKLAKPGSRVVVFAGPGGNGGDGLVAARHLAYMGYQVTVVMIVKPEEIRSPETRAMYEALAAMDLTVDIRIARAPADVAPVEADVVIDALLGTGLRGAPRPPYSDAIEAVNSSTGLKLAVDVPSGLNSDTGETPGAYVKADITVTFHKPKPGLLRRPDVAGRLVVVSIGAPPEAEVYVGPGDVAYRVRPRSWKAHKGSSGRVLIVGGSQDYVGAPILAALAAERSGVDLVFLAAPEHVTRAASHHPTIIPVPLRGSPNIHPDHVKKLEQLLDRVDAIAIGMGVGLSDETKEAIPQIIVKALEKEKPVVVDADGIKILGERGIPNSNRKLVVTPHQREFQILFGDALSGVDEDIKARALKAAEKAQRHGLVILLKGPIDIVTDGERIRLNRTGVPAMSVGGTGDTLAGITAALLARKLEPFHAASIAAFVNGLAGALAYAEKKDSMTAMDLIEKIPEALNNPIEAANRVPAYQRLVRGRIEWQPPVGRSES, encoded by the coding sequence TTGCTGGGAAGGCCGGTTTTCGGTCTGGGCAAAGCCATAACATCGGTTGATGTGGCAGTTATTGATGCTAACTCTGAGTGGATTGGCGTTAAGAGGCTACAGCTTATGGAGAATGCTGGCCGCAGTGTTGCCGAGGAAGCTGCAAAGCTTGCCAAGCCGGGAAGCCGTGTTGTCGTCTTTGCTGGGCCTGGAGGTAATGGTGGGGATGGACTGGTAGCTGCCAGGCACCTAGCCTATATGGGGTACCAGGTTACTGTCGTGATGATTGTGAAGCCCGAGGAGATACGATCCCCCGAGACAAGAGCTATGTATGAGGCCCTGGCAGCTATGGATCTAACCGTGGACATACGTATTGCGCGAGCACCAGCCGACGTAGCACCTGTTGAAGCCGATGTGGTGATAGACGCACTTCTAGGAACAGGGCTGAGGGGCGCCCCAAGGCCCCCGTACAGTGATGCCATTGAAGCGGTAAACTCTAGTACTGGGTTAAAGCTCGCTGTTGATGTCCCGTCGGGCCTTAACTCAGATACGGGTGAGACACCAGGAGCCTATGTAAAAGCCGATATAACCGTAACATTCCACAAGCCCAAGCCAGGCCTGCTACGCAGGCCAGACGTCGCTGGTAGGCTCGTAGTAGTCAGTATAGGAGCACCCCCCGAGGCCGAGGTATATGTTGGTCCTGGTGACGTAGCCTACAGGGTAAGGCCTAGGAGCTGGAAAGCCCATAAGGGCTCATCGGGCCGTGTCCTCATAGTTGGCGGTTCCCAAGACTATGTGGGCGCTCCTATACTTGCAGCGCTAGCGGCTGAGCGTAGCGGCGTAGATCTGGTCTTCCTGGCAGCGCCGGAACACGTAACAAGAGCGGCATCACATCACCCAACGATAATACCGGTACCTCTACGTGGCAGCCCCAACATACACCCAGACCACGTAAAGAAGCTAGAGCAGCTCCTGGATCGCGTGGATGCAATAGCCATAGGTATGGGCGTAGGCCTCTCTGATGAGACGAAAGAGGCCATACCACAGATAATAGTGAAAGCGCTGGAGAAGGAGAAGCCGGTGGTCGTGGACGCTGATGGAATCAAAATCCTAGGCGAAAGGGGCATACCCAACTCCAATCGAAAGCTAGTAGTCACACCCCACCAGCGCGAATTCCAAATACTCTTCGGCGATGCATTGTCAGGCGTAGACGAGGACATAAAGGCCAGAGCCCTCAAGGCAGCCGAAAAAGCCCAGAGACATGGGCTAGTGATACTACTCAAAGGTCCCATAGATATTGTGACGGATGGCGAGAGAATAAGGCTAAACCGAACCGGCGTACCAGCCATGAGTGTTGGCGGTACAGGTGACACATTGGCAGGCATAACAGCAGCACTCCTGGCAAGAAAGCTAGAACCCTTCCATGCAGCCTCCATAGCAGCCTTCGTAAACGGTCTAGCTGGAGCACTAGCATACGCCGAGAAGAAAGACTCGATGACGGCCATGGACCTCATAGAGAAGATACCAGAAGCCCTCAACAATCCCATAGAAGCAGCAAACAGAGTACCAGCATACCAGCGGCTAGTCCGTGGTAGAATAGAATGGCAGCCACCAGTGGGCCGCTCTGAGTCGTAG
- a CDS encoding 30S ribosomal protein S30e produces the protein MPSHGSLTKAGKVRKQTPKIPAKPRKNPAPRMRNRREYKRLLVKMQQGQLTR, from the coding sequence ATGCCAAGCCACGGTTCACTAACAAAGGCGGGCAAGGTTAGGAAGCAGACACCAAAGATCCCTGCAAAGCCCAGGAAGAACCCAGCGCCAAGGATGCGCAACAGGAGGGAGTACAAGAGACTGCTAGTGAAGATGCAGCAGGGCCAGCTAACGCGCTAA
- a CDS encoding NAD+ synthase, whose protein sequence is MRITLNELLDLDYEGVARSIEEFIKGYVESSGAKGVVVGLSGGVDSTTTLYLLVRALGPERVLVLVMPDSDVTPEEDVHDAVGIAERLGVRYKLIDIKPIVASYLVAMGEAPDRRSKGNLRARVRMTLLYLYANMEGLLVAGTGDRSELLIGYFTKYGDGAVDFLPIGCLYKSQVRRLALHLGVPEKIALKPSSPRLWPGQLAEDELGMKYEEIDLILYALFDKGLSPEEAAKATGLPIEKVRRVLELHRASEHKRSLPPAPDPAATVWRFRRRKG, encoded by the coding sequence TTGAGGATTACTCTCAACGAACTTCTAGACCTGGACTATGAAGGTGTTGCCCGCTCCATAGAAGAATTCATCAAGGGCTACGTTGAGTCAAGTGGCGCTAAGGGTGTGGTTGTTGGTCTAAGTGGAGGCGTAGATTCTACCACCACATTGTACTTGCTGGTTAGGGCTCTGGGTCCGGAGCGTGTCCTAGTACTAGTGATGCCGGATTCCGATGTGACGCCGGAGGAGGATGTCCACGATGCCGTAGGAATTGCTGAAAGGCTGGGAGTTCGCTACAAGCTGATAGATATCAAACCCATTGTGGCCAGCTATCTGGTTGCCATGGGTGAGGCACCGGATCGGCGTAGTAAGGGGAATCTAAGGGCTAGGGTGAGGATGACACTGCTCTACCTATACGCAAACATGGAGGGTCTACTTGTAGCGGGAACTGGTGATCGCAGCGAGCTGCTGATAGGCTACTTTACAAAGTACGGTGATGGCGCTGTCGACTTTCTGCCTATAGGCTGCCTCTACAAGTCTCAAGTTAGGAGGCTAGCCCTACATCTCGGTGTGCCAGAGAAGATAGCTCTCAAGCCTAGTAGCCCACGTCTATGGCCTGGCCAACTGGCAGAGGATGAGCTAGGCATGAAGTATGAAGAGATAGATTTGATCCTCTACGCATTGTTTGACAAGGGGCTATCGCCCGAGGAAGCTGCAAAAGCTACCGGGCTCCCCATCGAGAAGGTTAGGCGCGTACTAGAGCTACACCGGGCTAGCGAGCATAAGCGCAGCCTGCCGCCAGCACCTGATCCAGCCGCTACCGTGTGGAGGTTTAGGAGGAGGAAGGGCTAG
- a CDS encoding TATA-box-binding protein produces MEARSEAGEARPTAKIENIVATVSLDQQLDLRLIERSILTVEYNPEQFPGLVYRLDEPKVTALIFKSGKMVVTGAKSTKDLIEAVKKIVRNLKKHGIPIYGRPKVQIQNIVASANLNVCVDLERAALTLENSMYEPEQFPGLIHRMDEPRVVLLIFSSGKMVITGAKREEEVYEAVNKIYEKLKKLRAIRPC; encoded by the coding sequence ATAGAGGCTAGGAGCGAGGCTGGTGAGGCTAGGCCGACGGCTAAGATAGAGAATATAGTTGCTACGGTTTCTCTTGACCAGCAGCTCGACCTTAGGCTTATAGAACGTAGTATACTCACTGTAGAGTATAATCCCGAACAGTTCCCGGGTCTTGTCTATAGGCTTGACGAGCCAAAGGTTACAGCGTTGATATTCAAGTCTGGCAAAATGGTTGTCACTGGTGCTAAGAGCACAAAGGACCTCATAGAGGCTGTTAAGAAGATTGTCAGGAACCTCAAGAAGCATGGAATACCAATCTATGGTAGGCCCAAGGTACAGATACAGAATATCGTAGCCTCGGCTAACCTCAACGTCTGTGTTGACCTCGAGAGGGCTGCACTTACGCTTGAGAACAGTATGTACGAGCCTGAGCAGTTCCCAGGCCTCATACATAGAATGGATGAGCCGAGGGTAGTGCTCCTAATCTTCAGCTCGGGCAAGATGGTTATCACGGGTGCCAAGAGAGAGGAAGAAGTCTATGAGGCTGTAAACAAGATATACGAGAAGCTCAAGAAGCTAAGAGCGATAAGGCCTTGCTAG
- the gatE gene encoding Glu-tRNA(Gln) amidotransferase subunit GatE, protein MIEPKVDPSKYDPRELGLKAGLEIHQQLNTRAKLFCNCPTRLSSEDEPGDEFVRQLRPTRSELGEVDIAALFEWRKGRMYHYHAPRATSCLVEADEEPPHEINQEAVVIGLAVALALGATPVDEIHVMRKIVIDGSNTTGFQRTAIIALGGSIELESGKKIGIATIAVEEDASRKLREEGRYVHYMLDRLGIPLIEISTEPDIETPEEAYEAALAIGQLLRLTGRVKRGIGTIRQDLNVSIRGGVKTEIKGVQRLELIPKIVLYEAIRQKRLLEIRDELKRRGVRQEDIDAQEIADVTDVFKKTKSKIIARAVKRGGRVLALKLPGFHGLLGVEVQPGRRFGTELADYARFWGGVGGLFHTDELPGYGISAEEVEELYKLLNAKKGWDAIVIVADEEPKARKALEAVKERAKMALEGIPKETRAAQEDGTTKFMRPQPGSARMYPETDIPPLEVTKELLNKARKIVPEKPHEKLEKLVRKYGLSEQLARQIIRDIHLDLFEKLAEKYGSRVAPSYIASLFTNILRSLAREGVPVSNLSDTHIEEIVRAIAEGKVSKDAVPDLIKYLAENPSRSVEEAVRELGIETVPVEKVEKLVEEAVKQLEAEIRARGLAALNKVMGRVMPKLRGKVDGKLVASIAKRKIEELLGGN, encoded by the coding sequence TTGATCGAGCCCAAGGTAGACCCTTCAAAGTATGACCCTCGGGAGCTGGGGCTAAAGGCTGGCCTTGAGATACACCAACAGCTAAATACTAGAGCCAAGCTGTTCTGCAATTGCCCCACAAGGCTCTCCAGCGAGGACGAGCCAGGAGACGAGTTTGTTCGGCAACTAAGGCCTACCCGTAGCGAGCTAGGCGAGGTAGACATTGCTGCACTGTTCGAATGGCGTAAGGGTAGAATGTACCACTACCATGCGCCAAGGGCTACTAGCTGCCTAGTAGAGGCTGACGAGGAACCTCCACATGAGATTAACCAGGAGGCAGTGGTTATAGGGCTCGCTGTAGCCCTGGCTCTTGGCGCTACACCCGTAGACGAGATACATGTCATGAGGAAGATTGTCATCGATGGCTCAAATACTACAGGGTTCCAGCGCACCGCAATAATAGCCCTGGGAGGCTCGATAGAACTCGAGTCGGGCAAGAAGATAGGCATAGCAACTATAGCTGTAGAGGAGGATGCCTCCCGTAAGCTACGGGAGGAGGGCCGCTACGTACACTACATGCTTGACCGGCTAGGCATTCCACTCATAGAGATATCGACTGAGCCTGACATTGAGACTCCCGAGGAGGCCTATGAGGCTGCCCTAGCCATAGGCCAGCTGCTGAGGCTGACCGGCAGGGTAAAGAGGGGTATAGGTACTATACGCCAGGACCTTAACGTCTCAATAAGGGGCGGAGTAAAGACCGAGATTAAGGGTGTACAGAGGCTAGAACTCATACCGAAGATAGTCCTCTACGAAGCTATTAGACAGAAGAGGCTCCTGGAGATACGCGACGAGCTAAAGAGGAGGGGTGTAAGGCAGGAAGATATCGATGCCCAGGAGATAGCCGACGTGACAGATGTGTTTAAGAAGACCAAGTCAAAGATCATAGCTAGAGCAGTCAAGCGTGGAGGCAGGGTTCTAGCTCTCAAGCTGCCAGGTTTCCACGGCCTACTCGGTGTTGAGGTGCAACCAGGCAGAAGGTTTGGAACAGAGCTAGCAGACTATGCACGCTTCTGGGGTGGTGTAGGAGGCCTCTTCCACACCGATGAACTACCAGGCTACGGTATATCAGCTGAAGAAGTCGAGGAGCTATATAAACTTCTTAATGCCAAGAAGGGCTGGGATGCAATAGTCATAGTAGCGGATGAAGAGCCCAAAGCCAGGAAGGCACTGGAAGCTGTAAAGGAGAGGGCAAAAATGGCGCTCGAAGGCATACCTAAGGAAACTAGAGCTGCCCAGGAAGATGGCACAACCAAGTTTATGAGACCACAGCCTGGCTCGGCTAGAATGTATCCAGAGACTGATATACCACCACTAGAAGTTACCAAGGAGCTGCTCAACAAAGCACGCAAAATAGTGCCGGAAAAGCCCCACGAGAAACTAGAAAAGCTGGTTAGGAAGTATGGCCTCAGCGAACAGCTAGCAAGACAGATCATAAGGGACATACACCTAGACCTCTTTGAAAAACTCGCCGAGAAGTATGGGAGCCGCGTAGCACCATCCTACATAGCATCATTATTCACAAACATACTGAGAAGCCTTGCAAGGGAAGGAGTACCCGTTAGCAACCTTTCAGACACCCATATAGAAGAGATCGTGAGGGCTATAGCAGAGGGCAAAGTCTCCAAGGATGCTGTGCCAGACCTCATAAAGTACCTGGCAGAGAATCCATCAAGGAGCGTCGAAGAGGCTGTACGCGAGCTGGGCATAGAGACGGTACCTGTGGAGAAGGTCGAGAAACTTGTCGAGGAGGCTGTAAAGCAGCTCGAAGCCGAGATTAGGGCGAGAGGGCTGGCGGCACTAAACAAGGTTATGGGCCGTGTAATGCCAAAGCTAAGAGGCAAGGTCGACGGTAAGCTGGTAGCAAGTATAGCTAAGCGCAAAATCGAAGAGCTGCTGGGTGGTAACTAG
- the gatD gene encoding Glu-tRNA(Gln) amidotransferase subunit GatD, whose protein sequence is METVPGYTGIARALLERAGARVGDRIRIVQRDGRVFEGILMPRYALSAKPIIVIKLDNGYNIGVRVDEHTEITVVKTREAILREAAAGAPAVVPLLEEQPPLEKRPRVMIIGTGGTIASKIEYETGAVKPAMSARDLVEAVPEIGFIAEVSAEVLMNILSENMRPEYWERIVDAVAKSIAEGFEGIVVAHGTDTMAYTASALAFAFRGLPVPIAFVGAQRSSDRPSSDASFNLISAVLVAARAPFAEVTVVMHGETGDTYALAHRATKVRKMHTSRRDAFQSINARPLARVYPFERRIELVSEPLQRRGEQELRVMNGFERKVALVKYYPGMDSEIIDFLVDRGYRGIVLEGTGLGHVGEWLVDSIRRAVENEIVVVMTSQTLFGRVNMNVYATGRKLLAAGVVPGDDMLPETAFVKLSWVLAHSSSFEEAKRLMRENLAGEINPRHTVDLYPRWPH, encoded by the coding sequence TTGGAGACTGTTCCAGGCTACACTGGTATTGCCAGGGCTTTGCTTGAAAGAGCTGGTGCAAGGGTTGGTGATAGGATAAGGATTGTGCAACGTGATGGCAGGGTTTTCGAGGGCATACTGATGCCACGCTACGCGCTTAGTGCCAAGCCAATTATAGTCATTAAGCTGGATAACGGCTATAATATCGGTGTTAGGGTCGACGAGCACACCGAGATAACTGTTGTGAAGACACGCGAGGCCATATTGAGGGAGGCCGCTGCCGGCGCTCCAGCCGTGGTTCCTCTCCTGGAGGAGCAACCACCGCTAGAGAAGAGGCCACGAGTTATGATCATCGGTACTGGGGGCACTATTGCTAGTAAGATTGAGTACGAGACCGGCGCTGTTAAGCCTGCAATGTCTGCACGTGATCTTGTAGAGGCTGTTCCCGAGATCGGGTTTATAGCCGAAGTTTCAGCCGAGGTTCTGATGAATATTCTAAGCGAGAACATGAGACCAGAGTACTGGGAACGTATAGTGGATGCCGTTGCCAAGAGTATTGCTGAGGGTTTTGAGGGCATCGTAGTAGCACACGGAACCGATACAATGGCTTATACAGCTTCTGCTCTAGCATTTGCGTTTAGAGGGCTTCCAGTGCCTATTGCCTTCGTGGGTGCCCAGAGGAGTAGTGATAGGCCCAGCAGCGATGCCTCCTTCAACCTCATATCGGCTGTGCTCGTAGCAGCCAGGGCCCCCTTTGCCGAGGTTACCGTGGTTATGCACGGAGAGACCGGCGACACCTACGCCTTAGCCCATAGAGCCACGAAGGTTAGAAAGATGCATACAAGCCGGCGTGACGCCTTCCAGAGTATTAATGCTAGGCCACTAGCAAGGGTTTACCCGTTTGAGAGGAGGATAGAACTCGTCTCAGAGCCCCTGCAACGCAGAGGCGAACAAGAGCTAAGAGTTATGAATGGGTTTGAGCGCAAGGTTGCACTGGTAAAGTATTATCCCGGAATGGATTCGGAGATCATAGACTTTCTCGTGGATCGCGGCTACCGAGGCATAGTCCTCGAAGGTACTGGGCTTGGCCACGTGGGCGAATGGCTCGTGGACAGTATTAGGAGGGCTGTGGAGAACGAAATTGTAGTCGTCATGACTTCACAAACTCTCTTCGGCAGGGTTAACATGAACGTCTACGCTACCGGCCGCAAGTTACTAGCTGCAGGTGTCGTGCCAGGTGACGATATGCTCCCCGAGACAGCCTTCGTCAAGCTTTCATGGGTTCTAGCGCACTCCTCGAGTTTTGAGGAGGCAAAGAGACTCATGCGCGAGAACCTAGCTGGAGAGATCAATCCGAGACACACCGTAGACCTATACCCGAGGTGGCCGCATTGA
- the albA gene encoding DNA-binding protein Alba, with the protein MAQATAAPSNVVLVGKKPVMNYVLATLTLLNQGVKEVVIKARGRAISKAVDTVEIVRKRFLPDKVDVKEIKIDSQVIQNPDGRQSRVSTIEIVLVRKD; encoded by the coding sequence ATGGCGCAGGCAACCGCAGCTCCAAGCAATGTAGTTCTAGTAGGTAAGAAGCCTGTAATGAACTACGTACTAGCAACCCTAACCCTGCTAAACCAGGGCGTCAAGGAGGTAGTCATCAAGGCTAGGGGCCGCGCCATAAGCAAGGCTGTTGACACTGTGGAGATCGTCAGGAAGAGGTTCCTACCAGACAAGGTTGACGTCAAGGAGATCAAGATTGACAGCCAGGTAATACAGAATCCCGACGGCCGCCAGAGCAGGGTTAGCACCATCGAGATCGTCCTAGTACGCAAAGACTAA
- the rgy gene encoding reverse gyrase: MTLTLRPVYHAACPNCGGPISAVRLVEGLPCVQCLPTVGELSTDYYERIETIGRLLAENGRLRGYWYLYSSTSQLREFEEFFEKLTGHKLWSAQRTWAKRMLQGESIAIVAPTGVGKTTLLSVYAVYRASQGLKVYYLLPTENLARQVTRKLETLSSRLGGGIRVVSYYSSLPKRAKEESLRTIEERSYDILVTTTAFLSRRWSLIEGIRFDSILVDDVDAVLRNSKNIDKLLQALGFSVEAIEAAYNLVKKKIMATIAKTSGNIKRYEKLLQDIEQLEAILSQELVKTTPGQLVIASATGRAYGLKPKLFRELLGFDIGRVYDYTRSIANLYKIVNDPVAEAVSLVTRMGGGGLVFVAKRFGKNVARRIAEMLNERGIRAAVALAGRRVLDRFASGEYDVLVGVASYYGVIVRGIDMPERIHYTVFVGVPSQAIEAGKALLSPHRIARSAVELSLEGAEELARRLSKLAPNEVTVLRIALERGERLEGRLGEILEMLLETRRKLLHAIEELVSIEGSVAVGGALYRFEDGKLVAILPDAPTYVQASGRASRMYGSAMTHGISIVLDVDEILVRLLAEKLKRFLEDVRFEELSSEKLAKELEKARASRRGGVGKKVDIETCLIVVESPTKAKTIAGFFGRPVRRRIGSVVVYETTFYNPVSGKIHVAAIAATAGHVYDLTIDDEGIYGVELGKNGVSPIYKPIKRCLSCGHQFSSSSQVCPRCGSSNIVSKEDVIGALRQLAIENEVVYIATDPDVEGEKIAYDIYLLLRPYARKIMRIELHEITRSELNRALANPREVDVRLAEAQMVRRIEDRWIGFGLSQHLWQVFGKNWLGAGRVQTPVLGWIIERYSEWRSNLGYNLYIRLPGGPLVKIHYDSASGAREAAAAAENGVRVVSVEEEVVEINPPPPYTTESLIYDASRLYGYPAQKTMRVAQELFEAGLITYHRTDSTHVSGLGQHIARLYLESREDAELLQPRSWGPQGHHEAIRPTRPIDAEALRRMVALGDLRVPVTLRESHYRLYDLIFRRFIASQMKPAKLKRRRIRLEVAGSQVEIEVYTAALREGYHKYYPYPRLHMALDSVKPGDVLRPERILVRRGSTVYLYTHGEIVSLMRERGLGRPSTYAKIIDALERHGYVIESKYRRRLVPTKLGIEVYEYLESRYGSLVSEERTRKLYRDIEEIASGNKSPVEVVNELLAELSELLETSLRQYTGEVKALG; this comes from the coding sequence TTGACGCTGACGCTGCGACCAGTCTATCACGCAGCATGCCCTAACTGCGGGGGACCGATATCAGCTGTACGCCTCGTAGAAGGTCTGCCTTGCGTTCAGTGTCTTCCTACCGTGGGGGAACTATCGACGGACTATTACGAGCGCATAGAGACTATTGGTAGGCTGCTTGCCGAGAACGGTAGATTGAGGGGGTATTGGTACCTATACAGTTCCACGAGCCAACTCCGCGAGTTTGAGGAGTTCTTCGAGAAGCTGACAGGTCACAAGCTGTGGAGTGCGCAGAGGACCTGGGCTAAGCGTATGCTGCAAGGCGAGAGCATAGCTATTGTAGCCCCTACAGGTGTTGGTAAGACCACACTACTCAGCGTATATGCAGTCTATCGGGCCTCGCAAGGCTTGAAGGTCTACTATCTCCTACCCACAGAAAATCTTGCTAGGCAGGTTACAAGGAAGCTTGAAACACTCTCTAGCCGCTTGGGCGGGGGCATACGTGTAGTCTCATACTACTCCAGCCTTCCGAAGAGGGCTAAGGAGGAGAGCCTCAGAACAATAGAGGAGAGGAGCTACGATATACTGGTTACTACGACGGCATTCCTCTCCAGGAGATGGAGCCTCATAGAGGGTATACGCTTTGACTCAATACTCGTGGATGACGTGGATGCTGTTTTGAGGAACTCAAAGAACATTGACAAGCTGCTCCAAGCCCTTGGCTTTAGCGTAGAAGCTATAGAAGCTGCCTACAACCTGGTAAAGAAGAAGATAATGGCCACTATAGCTAAGACTTCCGGTAACATTAAGAGATATGAAAAACTCCTACAAGATATTGAACAGCTCGAGGCGATACTCTCCCAAGAACTTGTTAAGACTACTCCAGGTCAACTTGTGATAGCATCGGCTACCGGTCGCGCTTACGGGCTAAAGCCCAAGTTGTTCCGTGAGCTGCTAGGCTTCGATATAGGTAGAGTCTATGACTACACTAGGAGCATAGCAAACCTCTATAAAATAGTCAACGATCCCGTGGCAGAGGCTGTTTCACTCGTAACCAGGATGGGTGGTGGTGGCCTCGTATTCGTGGCGAAGAGGTTTGGCAAGAATGTCGCGAGAAGGATAGCAGAGATGTTAAACGAACGTGGCATAAGGGCTGCAGTAGCCCTCGCTGGCAGAAGAGTCCTAGACCGCTTCGCATCCGGAGAGTACGACGTGCTTGTCGGTGTAGCCTCCTACTATGGCGTCATAGTACGTGGTATCGATATGCCAGAGCGTATACACTACACAGTATTCGTTGGTGTACCAAGTCAAGCTATAGAGGCTGGGAAGGCGCTATTATCACCGCATCGTATTGCCCGAAGCGCTGTGGAGCTGTCCCTTGAGGGTGCTGAGGAGCTTGCTCGGAGGCTCTCGAAGCTAGCACCCAACGAGGTAACAGTTCTACGTATAGCGCTTGAGAGGGGAGAAAGGCTTGAGGGTCGTCTAGGCGAGATCCTCGAAATGCTTCTAGAGACTAGGAGGAAGCTTCTACACGCTATAGAGGAGCTGGTATCTATTGAGGGTTCGGTGGCGGTTGGTGGTGCCCTGTACAGGTTTGAGGATGGAAAGCTTGTAGCAATACTGCCTGACGCGCCAACATACGTGCAGGCTAGTGGAAGGGCAAGCCGCATGTATGGCTCCGCGATGACCCATGGGATAAGCATAGTGCTTGACGTCGATGAGATTCTGGTGAGGCTCCTTGCCGAGAAACTGAAGAGATTCCTTGAGGATGTAAGGTTTGAAGAGCTTAGCAGCGAGAAGCTCGCGAAAGAGCTTGAGAAGGCGCGTGCTAGCAGGCGTGGTGGTGTCGGAAAGAAGGTTGATATTGAGACGTGTCTAATAGTCGTAGAGTCGCCTACCAAGGCTAAAACAATAGCAGGCTTCTTTGGGAGGCCGGTGCGTAGGCGCATAGGCTCAGTGGTGGTCTACGAGACGACATTTTACAACCCAGTCTCTGGCAAGATACACGTAGCAGCTATAGCGGCAACAGCAGGCCATGTATACGACCTAACCATAGACGACGAGGGAATTTATGGTGTCGAGCTTGGCAAGAATGGAGTGTCGCCGATATACAAGCCTATAAAGAGGTGTTTAAGCTGTGGCCACCAGTTCTCATCTTCAAGCCAGGTATGCCCACGGTGCGGCTCATCAAATATTGTGAGTAAGGAGGATGTAATTGGGGCACTGAGGCAGCTAGCAATAGAGAATGAGGTTGTCTACATAGCCACAGACCCGGATGTCGAGGGCGAAAAGATAGCCTACGACATCTACCTCCTACTCCGACCCTATGCTAGGAAGATAATGAGGATAGAACTTCACGAGATAACTAGGAGCGAGCTAAACCGCGCCCTTGCCAACCCCAGAGAGGTGGATGTAAGGCTTGCGGAAGCCCAGATGGTCCGGCGTATTGAGGACCGCTGGATAGGATTTGGGCTAAGCCAGCACCTATGGCAGGTATTTGGCAAAAACTGGCTTGGTGCTGGCCGCGTCCAGACACCGGTTCTGGGCTGGATAATAGAGAGGTATAGTGAGTGGCGTAGTAACCTGGGCTACAACCTCTACATAAGGCTGCCCGGCGGGCCGCTCGTGAAAATACATTATGATAGTGCTAGCGGGGCTCGCGAAGCGGCAGCAGCAGCAGAGAATGGTGTGAGAGTAGTCAGCGTCGAGGAGGAGGTTGTGGAGATTAACCCACCGCCACCATATACGACGGAGTCGTTAATTTACGATGCCTCAAGGCTCTATGGCTACCCTGCACAGAAGACTATGAGGGTGGCGCAGGAACTCTTCGAAGCCGGCCTAATAACCTACCACCGTACAGACTCAACGCATGTATCTGGGCTTGGCCAGCACATAGCAAGGCTATACCTTGAATCAAGGGAGGATGCCGAGCTACTCCAGCCCCGGAGCTGGGGCCCCCAGGGACATCATGAAGCGATTAGGCCCACGAGGCCCATTGACGCCGAGGCTCTCCGGAGAATGGTTGCCCTCGGCGATCTACGCGTGCCTGTAACGCTTAGGGAGAGTCATTACCGGCTATACGACCTCATCTTCCGCAGGTTCATAGCGAGCCAGATGAAGCCTGCCAAACTGAAGCGTAGGCGCATAAGGCTTGAAGTAGCTGGGAGCCAGGTCGAGATAGAGGTATACACTGCCGCGCTAAGGGAGGGTTACCATAAGTACTACCCATACCCCAGGCTCCACATGGCACTGGACAGCGTAAAGCCTGGCGACGTGCTGAGGCCAGAGAGGATACTGGTAAGGAGGGGCTCAACGGTATACCTCTACACGCACGGTGAGATAGTCAGCCTAATGAGGGAGAGAGGACTGGGGAGGCCAAGCACCTACGCCAAGATAATAGATGCTCTGGAGCGGCACGGCTACGTGATAGAGAGCAAGTACCGCCGCCGCCTAGTACCAACAAAGCTCGGCATAGAGGTCTACGAGTACCTCGAATCCAGATATGGAAGCCTAGTGTCAGAAGAGCGTACGAGGAAGCTCTACCGGGACATAGAGGAGATAGCATCAGGCAACAAGAGCCCGGTAGAGGTTGTAAACGAGCTGCTGGCCGAGCTATCAGAGCTGCTCGAGACATCACTGAGACAGTATACCGGCGAGGTAAAAGCCCTCGGCTAG